A region of Homo sapiens chromosome X, GRCh38.p14 Primary Assembly DNA encodes the following proteins:
- the MORF4L2 gene encoding mortality factor 4-like protein 2: MSSRKQGSQPRGQQSAEEENFKKPTRSNMQRSKMRGASSGKKTAGPQQKNLEPALPGRWGGRSAENPPSGSVRKTRKNKQKTPGNGDGGSTSEAPQPPRKKRARADPTVESEEAFKNRMEVKVKIPEELKPWLVEDWDLVTRQKQLFQLPAKKNVDAILEEYANCKKSQGNVDNKEYAVNEVVAGIKEYFNVMLGTQLLYKFERPQYAEILLAHPDAPMSQVYGAPHLLRLFVRIGAMLAYTPLDEKSLALLLGYLHDFLKYLAKNSASLFTASDYKVASAEYHRKAL; encoded by the coding sequence ATGAGTTCCAGAAAGCAGGGTTCTCAACCTCGTGGACAGCAATCTGCAGAAGAAGAGAACTTCAAAAAACCAACTAGAAGCAACATGCAGAGAAGTAAAATGAGAGGGGCCTCCTCAGGAAAGAAGACAGCTGGTCCACAGCAGAAAAATCTTGAACCAGCTCTCCCAGGAAGATGGGGTGGTCGCTCTGCAGAGAACCCCCCTTCAGGATCCGTGAGGAAGACCAGAAAGAACAAGCAGAAGACTCCTGGAAACGGAGATGGTGGCAGTACCAGCGAAGCACCTCAGCCCCCTCGGAAGAAAAGGGCCCGGGCAGACCCCACTGTTGAAAGTGAGGAGGCGTTTAAGAATAGAATGGAGGTTAAAGTGAAGATTCCTGAAGAATTAAAACCATGGCTTGTTGAGGACTGGGACTTAGTTACCAGGCAGAAGCAGCTGTTTCAACTCCCTGCCAAGAAAAATGTAGATGCAATTCTGGAGGAGTATGCAAATTGCAAGAAATCGCAGGGAAATGTTGATAATAAGGAATATGCGGTTAATGAAGTTGTGGcaggaataaaagaatatttcaatGTGATGTTGGGCACTCAGCTGCTCTACAAATTTGAGAGGCCCCAGTATGCTGAAATCCTCTTGGCTCACCCTGATGCTCCAATGTCCCAGGTTTATGGAGCACCACACCTACTGAGATTATTTGTAAGAATTGGAGCAATGTTGGCCTATACGCCCCTTGATGAGAAAAGCCTTGCATTATTGTTGGGCTATTTGCATGATTTCCTAAAATATCTGGCAAAGAATTCTGCATCTCTCTTTACTGCCAGTGATTACAAAGTGGCTTCTGCTGAGTACCACCGCAAAGCCCTGTGA